In Musa acuminata AAA Group cultivar baxijiao chromosome BXJ2-10, Cavendish_Baxijiao_AAA, whole genome shotgun sequence, a genomic segment contains:
- the LOC135624171 gene encoding type IV inositol polyphosphate 5-phosphatase 9-like: MQQKEKQGDVMWLKSVANKLLRKPVGTDALLEGATFDEFINPNEPQKDQIDTHKYKLFVSTWNVGGVLPSDDVNLEDWLDVNNKYYDIYVLGFQEIVPLNVKNVLCPERRRILASWNSLIGRTLNRSLSNLKGRKEAKAGERQKVHPVKEGSSDEGSAPDFRCIISKRMVGVQVSVWVRHDLQHHIRHPGVSRVGCGIMGCLGNKGSVSIRFWLHETSFCFVCCHLASGGKEGDELKRNSDAMEILSRTSFPGGPPLHLPQKILDHDRVVLLGDLNYRISLPEATTRSLVEQKRWSMLLEKDQLKAEVTDGRVFEDWQEGAIAFCPTYKYYPNSDKYYGCMQRRKGEKRRAPAWCDRILWHGEGMKQKRYDRCESRLSDHRPVRAVFAVDVDVRRSWNSLGSFFSSERFHLPTEQSQLLMDDEHTSEGRTSIHI, encoded by the exons ATGCAGCAGAAAGAAAAGCAAGGAGAT GTCATGTGGCTTAAATCGGTAGCAAACAAGCTGCTGAGGAAGCCGGTCGGCACCGATGCGTTGCTCGAGGGTGCGACTTTTGATGAGTTCATCAACCCAAATGAACCCCAGAAAGATCAGATAGACACTCACAAGTACAA ACTATTCGTCAGTACTTGGAATGTTGGTGGCGTCCTCCCATCGGATGATGTGAACTTGGAGGACTGGTTGGATGTAAACAACAAGTACTATGACATTTATGTTCTTGG ATTCCAGGAAATCGTCCCGCTCAATGTCAAAAATGTTCTATGCCCAGAAAGGAGAAGAATCCTTGCGAGCTGGAACTCACTCATCGGCAGGACATTGAACAGGTCCTTATCTAACCTGAAGGGCCGAAAAGAAGCCAAGGCAGGGGAGAGGCAGAAGGTGCATCCGGTCAAGGAAGGAAGCTCTGATGAAGGCTCTGCACCAGATTTCCGCTGCATTATAAGCAAGCGGATGGTAGGAGTTCAGGTGTCGGTATGGGTCAGGCATGACCTCCAGCATCACATCCGCCACCCGGGCGTCTCTCGCGTCGGCTGCGGCATCATGGGCTGCCTGGGGAACAAG GGTTCAGTTTCTATCAGATTTTGGTTGCATGAAACCAGCTTCTGCTTCGTATGCTGTCATCTGGCTTCAGGAGGGAAAGAAGGGGATGAGCTGAAAAGGAACTCGGACGCCATGGAGATACTCTCGAGAACCAGCTTCCCTGGAGGTCCTCCTCTTCATCTGCCACAAAAGATTCTAGACCATGA CCGAGTCGTCTTGCTTGGTGATCTAAACTATAGAATCTCTTTGCCTGAGGCCACAACAAGATCCTTGGTGGAGCAAAAGCGATGGAGCATGTTGTTAGAGAAAGATCAG CTCAAAGCAGAGGTCACCGATGGCAGGGTGTTCGAAGATTGGCAGGAAGGTGCCATCGCATTCTGCCCCACGTACAAATACTACCCCAACTCCGACAAATACTATGGATGCATGCAACGCCGGAAAGGCGAGAAAAGGCGAGCTCCGGCATG GTGCGACAGAATTCTCTGGCACGGCGAAGGAATGAAGCAAAAGCGCTACGACCGATGCGAGTCGAGACTGTCGGACCACCGGCCGGTGCGAGCAGTCTTTGCCGTTGACGTCGATGTGAGGAGGAGTTGGAACTCGCTAGGAAGCTTCTTCTCGTCGGAAAGATTTCATCTGCCGACAGAGCAAAGCCAATTATTGATGGACGATGAGCACACAAGCGAAGGAAGAACAAGCATCCACATTTAG